In Desulfopila inferna, a single genomic region encodes these proteins:
- the cimA gene encoding citramalate synthase, whose protein sequence is MGRSIEIYDTTLRDGTQSEDFNLSVDDKVRITLALDDLGIDFVEGGWPGSNPVSVDYFNKMKDISLKYAQLAAFGSTRHFRKKVEEDANVQALLAAGTPVVTIFGKSWDIHVHDALNIGLEDNLLIIEDTLSYLRSRVRHLFYDAEHFFDGFKNNREYALATLASAVKGGADTLVLCDTNGGTLPHELQPIIEEVRNFLGSIDSKVKLGIHSHNDSETAVANALLALTLGVDHVQGTINGYGERCGNANLTSIIPAVTFKMGLECEVRKNIDSLYAVSRLVDELANLQHNRFQAYVGESAFAHKGGIHVSAVERNPLTYEHIEPNKVGNIRRILISDQSGRSNILHKAEKWGLKIDANDPVLSSIIEELKELENLGYQYEGAEASFELLMHKYLGVQRKYYEFKGFRVMSNKYRMDKPPLTEATIRLSVGGDEVHTAAMGEGPVNALDQAIRKALIPVYPCLEEMELSDYKVRVLTGEKGTEAKVRVLIESTDKQSSWGTVGVSINIIEASWQAMVDSINYKLMKEYKNR, encoded by the coding sequence ATGGGAAGGTCAATTGAAATATACGATACAACGCTGAGGGATGGCACCCAGTCTGAGGATTTCAACCTGTCGGTGGATGACAAGGTGAGGATAACACTGGCCCTGGATGATCTGGGAATTGATTTCGTCGAGGGAGGCTGGCCGGGTTCGAACCCGGTTTCGGTGGATTACTTCAATAAAATGAAGGACATTTCCCTGAAGTATGCACAGCTGGCAGCCTTTGGCTCAACCAGGCATTTCCGTAAGAAGGTGGAGGAGGATGCCAATGTTCAGGCCCTGCTTGCTGCCGGCACTCCGGTGGTAACCATTTTTGGAAAAAGCTGGGATATACATGTTCATGATGCTCTCAACATCGGGTTGGAGGATAACCTCCTCATTATCGAAGATACCCTCTCGTATCTAAGGAGTCGGGTCAGGCATCTCTTCTATGATGCCGAGCATTTTTTCGACGGATTCAAGAATAACCGGGAATATGCCCTGGCCACTCTGGCCAGTGCGGTGAAGGGAGGGGCTGACACACTGGTGCTCTGCGATACCAATGGCGGAACCCTGCCGCATGAGCTGCAGCCGATAATCGAGGAAGTCAGGAATTTTCTCGGATCAATCGACTCCAAGGTGAAGCTCGGCATCCACTCGCACAACGATTCCGAGACGGCTGTGGCCAATGCTTTGCTGGCGCTTACTCTTGGCGTGGATCATGTTCAGGGCACCATCAATGGCTATGGCGAGCGCTGCGGTAATGCCAATCTGACCTCCATCATTCCCGCCGTGACCTTCAAGATGGGGTTGGAGTGCGAGGTCCGCAAAAATATCGACAGTCTCTATGCTGTATCCCGTCTGGTTGATGAACTGGCCAATCTGCAGCACAACCGCTTCCAGGCTTACGTCGGTGAATCGGCATTCGCCCATAAGGGAGGGATCCATGTTAGTGCGGTTGAGCGAAATCCACTGACTTATGAGCACATTGAACCAAATAAGGTTGGTAATATCAGGAGGATACTGATCTCTGACCAGTCGGGCCGTTCTAATATTCTCCATAAGGCGGAAAAGTGGGGGCTGAAAATTGATGCCAACGATCCTGTCCTCAGCTCGATTATCGAGGAGTTAAAGGAGCTTGAGAATCTTGGTTACCAATATGAGGGCGCCGAGGCAAGTTTTGAATTGCTGATGCACAAGTACCTGGGAGTGCAGCGAAAATACTACGAATTCAAGGGCTTTCGGGTGATGAGCAATAAATACCGCATGGACAAACCGCCGCTGACCGAAGCTACCATCCGCTTATCCGTAGGGGGCGATGAGGTTCATACCGCCGCCATGGGTGAGGGTCCGGTCAACGCTCTCGATCAAGCCATCAGAAAAGCTCTTATTCCCGTCTATCCCTGCCTGGAAGAGATGGAGCTTTCCGACTATAAGGTGAGGGTGCTCACCGGCGAGAAGGGCACGGAAGCCAAGGTGCGGGTTCTCATAGAAAGTACCGATAAACAGTCGAGCTGGGGGACTGTGGGAGTTTCCATCAATATCATCGAAGCCAGCTGGCAGGCTATGGTCGACAGCATAAATTATAAGCTGATGAAGGAATATAAGAACAGGTAG
- the aroA gene encoding 3-phosphoshikimate 1-carboxyvinyltransferase, protein MKSLTLQPISRIEGVIDLPGSKSVSNRALLLAALAEGTTTLTNLLDADDIRHMLNSLRALGVDFRLQDNGTTCIVSGEGKPFAPQNLELFLGNAGTAMRPLCAALCLGRGTYTLRGEPRMEERPIGDLVDALRQAGADITYLHNDGYPPLRIQGSGLQGGNISIDGSVSSQFLTAFLMAAPMALHDSVVSIAGELVSKPYIDITLLMMRRFGIDVENHDYHKFVIGGGRRYHSPGTFLVEGDASSASYFLAAAAVKGGKVRVNGVGRASMQGDILFAEVLEKMGAAITWGDDFIEAEKGRLRGVDLDMNHIPDAAMTIAVTALFAVGPTVIRNVYNWRVKETDRLAAMACELRKVGAEVEEGEDFIRITPPRKLHHAAIDTYNDHRMAMCFSLVALGDTPVTINDPGCTSKTFPDYFEQLEKLAQR, encoded by the coding sequence ATGAAGTCGCTGACACTTCAGCCCATCTCCCGAATAGAGGGGGTAATCGATCTTCCCGGCTCGAAATCCGTTTCCAACCGGGCTCTGCTGCTGGCCGCACTGGCCGAAGGAACAACCACCCTCACCAATCTTCTCGATGCCGATGATATTCGCCATATGCTGAACAGTCTCCGCGCCCTGGGGGTGGACTTCAGGCTGCAGGACAACGGCACCACCTGCATCGTCAGCGGTGAGGGGAAGCCATTTGCCCCTCAGAATCTGGAACTTTTTTTAGGCAATGCCGGTACAGCCATGCGGCCTTTGTGCGCCGCCCTCTGCCTGGGCCGGGGTACCTATACACTCCGCGGCGAACCGCGCATGGAAGAGCGTCCGATCGGCGATCTGGTCGATGCTTTGCGACAGGCCGGTGCGGATATCACTTATCTGCACAATGACGGTTACCCTCCACTGCGTATACAAGGTTCGGGACTACAGGGCGGCAACATATCGATCGACGGTTCCGTCTCCAGCCAGTTTCTCACAGCTTTTCTCATGGCCGCGCCTATGGCTCTGCACGATTCAGTCGTTAGTATAGCCGGAGAGCTGGTTTCCAAACCGTATATAGATATTACCCTGCTAATGATGCGGCGCTTCGGGATCGATGTGGAAAACCATGATTACCATAAATTCGTCATCGGCGGCGGTCGCAGATATCATAGTCCCGGAACCTTCCTTGTAGAAGGCGATGCCTCATCGGCTTCCTATTTTCTTGCCGCTGCGGCTGTGAAAGGAGGAAAAGTAAGAGTGAACGGAGTAGGTCGGGCCTCGATGCAGGGGGATATTCTCTTTGCCGAAGTGCTGGAAAAAATGGGAGCCGCCATTACCTGGGGCGATGATTTTATCGAGGCGGAAAAGGGCAGGCTCAGAGGTGTCGATCTTGACATGAACCATATTCCCGATGCTGCCATGACCATTGCTGTCACCGCCCTCTTTGCCGTAGGGCCGACAGTCATCCGTAATGTTTATAACTGGCGGGTCAAGGAAACGGACAGACTGGCCGCTATGGCCTGCGAGTTGAGAAAGGTGGGCGCGGAAGTGGAAGAGGGAGAGGATTTTATCCGGATTACGCCACCACGGAAGCTTCATCATGCGGCAATAGACACCTACAACGATCATCGCATGGCCATGTGTTTCTCTCTGGTCGCTCTGGGCGACACTCCGGTCACCATCAACGATCCGGGCTGTACCTCAAAGACATTTCCGGATTATTTTGAGCAGCTCGAAAAACTTGCTCAAAGATGA
- a CDS encoding alpha/beta hydrolase — MILLKTFGILLLVYGVLVLMAAGCQWKMIYFPSHGSEKRLLEEAQAKGMEPWRNGNGDLIGWKSPLPQSKDDINSIVVFHGNAGYALHRDYFVEGFSAVKGSAPWIVYIFEYPGYGARPGRPSEKNFKAAAEEAVTDLFSDKDRLYLVGESIGTGVASHLAQRFPERIDGLLLITPFTSLADVGKKHYPILPIETLLRERYDNLTALKDYSGPVAVLIAGADEIIPVSLGRRLYDAYSGPKAIWIQEGRGHNSLNYDPEASWWKEVINFLQNPDKGE; from the coding sequence ATGATCTTGCTCAAAACCTTCGGCATCCTGTTGCTGGTCTATGGAGTTCTTGTCCTGATGGCGGCCGGCTGTCAATGGAAGATGATCTATTTCCCGAGTCATGGTTCTGAAAAGCGCCTCCTTGAAGAGGCACAGGCCAAAGGGATGGAACCATGGCGCAACGGGAACGGCGATCTGATCGGCTGGAAATCCCCGTTGCCCCAAAGCAAAGACGATATCAACTCAATCGTGGTTTTTCATGGAAATGCCGGTTACGCCTTGCACCGTGACTATTTCGTCGAAGGATTTTCCGCTGTGAAGGGATCGGCTCCATGGATCGTTTATATCTTTGAATATCCGGGGTATGGTGCCAGACCGGGGCGACCATCAGAGAAGAATTTCAAGGCAGCCGCTGAAGAAGCTGTAACGGATCTTTTCAGTGATAAAGACCGACTGTATCTGGTGGGAGAATCTATCGGCACCGGGGTGGCCAGCCATCTGGCGCAACGGTTTCCCGAACGCATCGATGGTCTTCTGCTGATTACCCCGTTTACCAGCCTGGCTGATGTAGGCAAAAAGCACTACCCCATCCTGCCCATCGAAACGTTGCTGCGGGAGCGCTACGATAATCTCACGGCTCTGAAAGATTACAGTGGACCGGTAGCTGTTCTCATTGCCGGCGCAGATGAGATTATCCCGGTCTCTCTTGGCCGCAGATTATATGATGCCTATTCCGGCCCAAAAGCCATCTGGATCCAGGAGGGTCGAGGGCATAATTCCCTTAACTACGACCCGGAGGCATCCTGGTGGAAGGAGGTGATCAACTTCCTGCAAAACCCGGACAAGGGAGAGTAG
- a CDS encoding potassium channel family protein, giving the protein MIFFLRRVFKVALKRQGTSLAIIYVLLLLTSSLLVMLAEPAESALTSFTDAVWWAVVTSTTVGYGDLYPISTAGRVVAVILPIFLGVGVSAAFITYLASIIFERKGRKMTGQIEYTGSGHITIVGATAETSFLIEQIKQDDTFKDIDIVLAADLDRHPMPDTDNVIFIKGKPDTKPTLQRASIDKAQRVVIHTGRDEESLFALVNVMKLKSEDCEVTVRCISSDAVETFSSVPGKFEIIVQMTAEMLVQAIQDKTHIPLQTLLTNDKDEEIYYIVVPQLDREWLYWDLHNYLKEKYDFLTFALQTDREELAINPARDMPVKENFGIWLIARSRPLGMDWKG; this is encoded by the coding sequence TTGATTTTTTTTCTCAGAAGGGTTTTTAAGGTAGCGCTGAAAAGGCAGGGGACTTCGCTTGCTATCATTTACGTACTCCTTTTACTGACTTCCAGTCTTCTGGTAATGCTGGCTGAACCGGCAGAATCGGCACTTACTTCCTTCACCGATGCTGTGTGGTGGGCCGTTGTGACCAGTACAACCGTGGGGTATGGAGATTTATATCCGATATCTACAGCAGGAAGAGTGGTTGCCGTTATCCTCCCTATTTTCTTGGGTGTCGGCGTAAGCGCCGCTTTTATTACCTATCTTGCTTCTATTATTTTTGAACGGAAAGGGAGAAAAATGACAGGTCAAATAGAATATACCGGCAGCGGTCATATCACGATAGTGGGCGCAACGGCGGAAACCTCTTTTCTTATCGAGCAGATTAAGCAAGACGATACCTTTAAAGATATTGATATCGTACTGGCCGCAGATCTTGACCGGCATCCAATGCCCGACACAGACAATGTGATTTTCATAAAGGGCAAACCGGACACTAAACCTACACTTCAGCGCGCCAGTATTGACAAGGCTCAAAGAGTCGTTATTCATACAGGCAGAGACGAAGAAAGTCTTTTCGCTTTAGTCAATGTTATGAAGCTGAAGAGTGAAGATTGTGAGGTAACGGTGCGATGTATTTCAAGCGACGCAGTTGAAACCTTTTCAAGTGTCCCCGGAAAGTTCGAGATTATTGTACAGATGACTGCGGAAATGCTGGTTCAGGCCATTCAGGATAAAACCCACATTCCACTGCAGACCTTACTGACCAATGATAAGGATGAAGAAATATATTATATAGTGGTGCCGCAACTGGATCGGGAATGGCTTTATTGGGATTTACACAACTACCTTAAGGAGAAGTATGATTTCTTGACCTTTGCCCTGCAAACCGATAGAGAAGAATTGGCCATAAATCCTGCCAGGGACATGCCGGTTAAAGAAAATTTCGGCATCTGGCTGATTGCCAGATCCCGTCCGTTGGGAATGGACTGGAAAGGGTGA
- a CDS encoding TusE/DsrC/DsvC family sulfur relay protein has product MTEISVAGKKITLDEEGFLINKEDWNRDVAHQIAKNEGIEELDDEQMEIIEFMRYYWGKFHAFPILNYVCKNIGHEKECVQHEFVNPMKAWKIAGLPKLDDVHFISFDGKHFQKEDPPG; this is encoded by the coding sequence ATGACTGAGATATCCGTAGCAGGAAAAAAAATTACTTTGGACGAGGAAGGTTTTCTGATCAACAAGGAAGATTGGAATCGTGATGTTGCCCATCAGATAGCCAAAAACGAGGGAATCGAAGAACTCGACGATGAGCAAATGGAAATCATCGAATTCATGAGATATTATTGGGGAAAATTCCATGCATTTCCAATACTGAATTATGTCTGCAAAAATATCGGCCATGAAAAAGAATGTGTTCAGCATGAATTTGTCAATCCCATGAAGGCCTGGAAAATCGCCGGTCTGCCGAAGCTTGATGATGTTCATTTTATCTCTTTTGATGGCAAGCACTTTCAAAAGGAAGATCCCCCCGGCTGA
- a CDS encoding D-cysteine desulfhydrase, with protein sequence MDLTKFPRRHYVQEPTPIESLPAFSKALGNKVNIYIKRDDLLPGCAGGNKTRKLDFCIADALEKGADTIITCGAVQSNHCRLTLSWAVKEGMDCHLVLEERVKGSYKADGSGNNFLFNIMGVTSTRVVPGGSDMMGEMEKVAAGLKAEGKKPYIIPGGASNAIGAMGYVACAQEIVQQLFNSGLHIDHMVVPSGSAGTHAGTVVGMCGTNAGIPVSGVNVSRPKDVQEGIVYKLAEETASLVDMRGELPKEEITCFDQYVGPGYSIPTDSMIEAVKLLAQTESILLDPVYSGKAMAGLIDLVRNDHFPPGANVLFLHTGGSPALYAYLDTFQ encoded by the coding sequence ATGGATCTCACAAAATTTCCAAGAAGACACTACGTTCAAGAACCAACGCCTATTGAATCCTTACCTGCTTTTTCTAAAGCTCTCGGAAATAAAGTAAATATCTACATCAAGCGAGATGACTTACTTCCAGGCTGTGCTGGGGGAAACAAAACAAGAAAACTCGATTTTTGTATTGCAGATGCACTTGAGAAAGGTGCTGATACGATCATTACCTGTGGTGCTGTGCAATCTAACCATTGTCGCCTTACCCTTTCCTGGGCAGTTAAGGAAGGGATGGATTGCCATTTGGTTCTCGAAGAACGGGTGAAAGGAAGCTATAAAGCGGATGGTTCTGGTAATAACTTCTTGTTCAATATCATGGGAGTTACAAGCACTAGGGTTGTTCCGGGTGGCTCAGATATGATGGGCGAGATGGAGAAAGTTGCTGCAGGCTTAAAAGCTGAAGGGAAAAAGCCGTATATAATTCCGGGAGGAGCTTCAAACGCTATAGGAGCAATGGGCTATGTAGCCTGTGCGCAAGAGATAGTACAGCAACTTTTCAATTCCGGCCTGCATATAGACCATATGGTCGTTCCAAGTGGTAGTGCAGGAACACACGCGGGTACTGTTGTCGGTATGTGTGGAACAAACGCCGGTATCCCGGTATCAGGGGTCAATGTTAGTCGCCCTAAGGATGTACAAGAAGGTATTGTCTATAAATTAGCAGAGGAAACAGCTTCACTAGTGGATATGCGTGGTGAGCTTCCAAAAGAAGAAATCACATGTTTCGACCAATATGTTGGACCCGGTTATTCAATACCAACGGATTCTATGATCGAAGCGGTAAAACTTCTTGCCCAGACGGAGTCCATTCTACTTGACCCTGTCTATTCAGGAAAAGCAATGGCTGGCCTTATTGATCTTGTAAGAAATGATCATTTTCCACCAGGCGCCAATGTCCTTTTTCTCCATACTGGAGGCTCACCGGCTCTCTATGCGTATCTTGATACGTTTCAATAA
- a CDS encoding dicarboxylate/amino acid:cation symporter, with product MKLYHKILIGLVLGIIAGLILGEKAEYLKPIGDIFIRCLRLIVVPLILATLITGVVSTGNIKNLGKTGISTLIYFMATTTLAVCIGLLIANIFQPGTGLSLGEIKTFTAPDSVGPAQMIVSMFPMNPMEALAEGNVLQIIIFSLLFGAGLSMTGDKGKPIADFFKSLAEVMFKVSDIVISFAPYGVFALIAWTTGKFGLDILMPMGELILVALVASLAHIFVSYSILVATVARISPFAFLKKTMEPALVGLSTCSAAAAFPFSMRAQKQLGVSPKVSGFTLPMALTINMDGTALYQAVAAMFVANAYGIDLSFTQQGTIVATAVLASVGTASIPGGGLIMLTMVLQSVGLPLEGIAIVAGVDRILDMFRTTTNIFGDNSAGVVVASLVGELDREVATTPLDKMEQADGVHIDKDGRIIDELG from the coding sequence ATGAAACTGTATCATAAAATTCTGATTGGCTTAGTTCTTGGAATAATAGCCGGTCTGATTCTTGGAGAAAAAGCTGAGTACTTAAAGCCTATCGGTGATATCTTTATTCGTTGTCTCCGTTTAATAGTTGTTCCCCTGATTCTTGCAACTCTCATTACTGGTGTTGTCAGTACTGGCAATATTAAAAATTTGGGTAAAACAGGAATCAGCACCCTAATTTATTTCATGGCGACAACCACCTTGGCTGTTTGCATAGGATTACTCATTGCAAATATCTTTCAACCTGGAACAGGACTTTCCCTTGGTGAAATTAAAACTTTCACAGCTCCCGATTCTGTTGGACCAGCACAGATGATAGTCAGCATGTTTCCAATGAACCCTATGGAAGCTCTTGCAGAAGGCAATGTTCTGCAGATCATAATCTTCTCATTGCTTTTTGGCGCAGGACTCTCCATGACCGGCGATAAGGGTAAACCCATTGCTGATTTTTTCAAGAGTCTCGCGGAAGTAATGTTCAAAGTTTCTGATATCGTCATTAGCTTTGCTCCTTATGGTGTCTTCGCTCTTATTGCGTGGACAACCGGAAAATTTGGGCTAGATATACTGATGCCAATGGGGGAACTCATTCTGGTTGCCCTCGTTGCCAGCCTTGCACATATTTTTGTCTCTTATTCTATCCTTGTAGCAACTGTCGCTCGCATTTCTCCTTTTGCTTTCCTGAAAAAGACGATGGAACCAGCGTTGGTAGGTTTGTCTACCTGTAGTGCTGCCGCCGCTTTTCCGTTTTCTATGCGAGCACAAAAACAATTGGGTGTCTCACCAAAAGTCTCAGGGTTTACACTGCCCATGGCGCTTACCATAAATATGGATGGAACAGCTCTGTATCAAGCTGTTGCAGCTATGTTTGTTGCCAACGCTTATGGAATTGATCTGTCATTCACCCAGCAGGGAACAATTGTAGCAACGGCAGTGCTAGCCTCGGTTGGAACTGCGAGCATTCCTGGAGGTGGATTAATAATGCTGACCATGGTACTCCAATCGGTTGGCCTGCCTCTTGAAGGGATTGCAATTGTAGCCGGTGTTGATCGTATTTTGGATATGTTCCGCACAACAACCAATATCTTCGGTGATAACTCCGCTGGTGTCGTAGTTGCCTCTTTAGTCGGTGAACTAGATCGTGAGGTAGCAACCACACCTCTCGATAAAATGGAACAAGCGGATGGCGTTCACATAGACAAAGACGGGCGTATTATTGACGAATTGGGATAA
- a CDS encoding RidA family protein has protein sequence MQQEKKAIETSDAPSAIGPYSQAIMIGDLVFTSGQLPINPATGKITEGSITGQTHQALKNLRAVVSGAGGTLDDVVKTTVYLQNISDFQEVNSIYAEYFKSPFPARSAFQVAALPLGAGIEIEAIISIHKS, from the coding sequence ATGCAGCAAGAAAAGAAAGCTATCGAAACTAGTGACGCACCAAGTGCAATAGGCCCATATTCACAGGCAATTATGATTGGTGATTTGGTTTTTACATCCGGACAGTTACCTATTAATCCAGCAACGGGAAAAATTACAGAAGGATCAATTACAGGTCAAACACATCAAGCCTTGAAAAATCTCCGTGCAGTGGTTTCAGGCGCAGGTGGCACTTTAGATGATGTGGTTAAAACCACAGTCTATCTGCAGAATATCTCAGATTTTCAGGAAGTAAACTCTATATACGCTGAGTATTTCAAAAGTCCTTTTCCTGCTCGAAGTGCTTTCCAGGTTGCCGCACTTCCTTTAGGAGCGGGTATCGAGATCGAAGCGATCATATCCATACATAAATCTTAA
- a CDS encoding GntR family transcriptional regulator, translated as MDFEKHTYTDRVVTYVKECILNGTYKPGDKVKELTIANKLTISRAPVREALQILIQEGLIVWKPQKGKFITELNSEQIQNSYFSGGVLEGAAVAQAIHLYTDRDCRRLEAIVEQMRNIAENNKPLDTIATLDDQFHVILFSRIDNELLKEFCRRACQGLSKFLLFKYWIQLFTPTEVYLRHKQIVEALKKGDAERLEKVVRKHYFDAGERMSIVKQETETHRHTADTETGK; from the coding sequence TTGGATTTCGAAAAGCACACTTACACTGATCGTGTTGTAACCTATGTCAAAGAGTGTATTTTAAACGGCACATATAAACCTGGTGACAAAGTAAAAGAGCTGACCATAGCAAATAAGCTGACAATCAGTCGCGCTCCTGTTCGGGAAGCGCTCCAGATTCTCATCCAGGAAGGGTTGATTGTCTGGAAACCTCAAAAAGGCAAATTCATAACTGAATTAAATTCAGAACAGATACAAAACAGTTATTTTTCAGGTGGAGTCTTAGAAGGTGCTGCCGTTGCTCAAGCCATTCATCTTTATACAGATCGGGATTGTCGGCGTTTAGAAGCAATCGTCGAACAAATGCGGAATATAGCTGAAAACAATAAACCCCTCGATACCATCGCAACCCTAGATGATCAGTTTCATGTGATCCTTTTTTCACGTATTGACAACGAATTACTTAAAGAATTTTGTCGAAGAGCATGCCAGGGACTTTCGAAATTTCTGCTTTTCAAATATTGGATCCAGCTTTTCACTCCAACTGAGGTCTATCTGCGGCATAAACAGATAGTTGAAGCCCTGAAAAAAGGAGACGCAGAGAGACTGGAAAAAGTTGTGCGTAAGCATTATTTCGATGCCGGTGAGAGAATGTCTATTGTGAAACAAGAAACTGAAACACATCGCCATACTGCAGATACCGAAACCGGTAAATGA
- a CDS encoding alpha/beta hydrolase, producing the protein MAAPLVKLIDRAVIRMARLHLEKRVYGNSHLAEAKALLEEQDFFGNQVEPVDEMKFFGSFDFSCNSPVAGVAPQSSQVYGKFYRCGDNWRKRPVVIMLHGWNGENCYRLLFPLLARYCCRHGINLLMFELPCHGRRRAPSGAGSDFISADLSAMVKSTRQAIADTRALLGWLKQEGCGPIGVWGISLGAWLAGLLVCNDERLKFAVVMSPIVRMDRAIEELEFCVPIRRSLAGREIPFHGLNLVDHRPLTDRGNLLLLEGRHDVFAPQARVEELWEIWERPPIERFNHGHISILVSWKAMRRALRFIEDRAP; encoded by the coding sequence ATGGCTGCTCCGCTTGTCAAGCTCATTGACCGCGCCGTCATCAGAATGGCTCGGCTTCACCTGGAAAAACGGGTATATGGCAACAGCCACCTGGCGGAAGCCAAAGCACTCCTTGAAGAACAAGACTTTTTCGGTAACCAAGTCGAGCCGGTCGATGAGATGAAATTTTTCGGATCGTTCGACTTTTCCTGCAACTCACCGGTTGCGGGGGTGGCCCCGCAAAGCAGTCAAGTTTACGGCAAATTCTATCGATGCGGTGACAATTGGCGCAAGAGGCCGGTGGTGATTATGCTGCATGGCTGGAACGGAGAGAACTGCTACCGATTATTATTTCCCTTGCTGGCCCGTTATTGCTGCCGACATGGAATCAACCTGCTGATGTTCGAACTTCCCTGCCATGGCAGGCGCCGGGCACCGTCTGGAGCCGGCAGTGATTTTATCTCGGCCGATCTTTCCGCCATGGTCAAATCGACCAGACAGGCCATCGCCGATACACGCGCTCTGCTGGGCTGGTTGAAGCAGGAAGGCTGCGGCCCCATCGGAGTCTGGGGAATTTCTCTGGGCGCCTGGCTTGCCGGATTGCTGGTCTGCAATGATGAGCGACTAAAATTTGCGGTCGTGATGTCTCCCATAGTGCGTATGGATCGGGCAATCGAGGAACTCGAATTCTGTGTACCGATCCGGCGCAGCCTGGCCGGGCGTGAGATCCCATTCCATGGATTGAACCTTGTTGATCATCGACCCTTAACTGATCGAGGTAATCTGCTGCTGCTGGAAGGCCGCCATGATGTGTTCGCACCACAGGCACGGGTCGAGGAACTCTGGGAGATCTGGGAGCGGCCGCCGATCGAGCGCTTCAACCACGGGCATATAAGTATTTTGGTTTCATGGAAAGCGATGAGACGGGCGCTGCGGTTCATTGAGGACCGTGCACCTTGA
- a CDS encoding cysteine hydrolase family protein has protein sequence MDACLVMIDLQNDYFPGGSMELVNIQQAAENAQQILRKFRSRNWPIIHIQHISTRPGAVFFLPDTTGAEINETVSPVKDEKIVKKNYPNSFRETGLLEQLRKTGKDTVVICGAMSHMCVDATSRAAFDYGFNCIVVEDACATRDLIFKNRTIKAADVHAAFMAALSAVYAQVLTAGKTLKNMA, from the coding sequence ATGGACGCATGTCTGGTTATGATCGACCTTCAGAATGACTATTTTCCTGGTGGCAGTATGGAGCTTGTCAATATTCAGCAGGCTGCGGAAAATGCCCAGCAGATATTGAGGAAGTTTCGAAGCAGGAATTGGCCGATAATCCATATCCAACATATATCAACTCGTCCGGGTGCTGTTTTCTTTCTGCCGGATACAACCGGCGCGGAGATAAATGAAACAGTATCTCCTGTAAAAGATGAAAAGATAGTGAAGAAAAACTACCCGAACAGCTTTCGCGAAACAGGACTTTTAGAACAGTTGAGAAAAACGGGGAAAGATACCGTTGTCATTTGCGGAGCTATGAGTCACATGTGTGTTGACGCCACTAGTCGCGCCGCCTTTGATTATGGTTTTAATTGCATTGTCGTTGAAGATGCCTGTGCAACGAGGGATTTAATATTCAAAAATAGAACCATAAAAGCAGCTGATGTCCACGCAGCATTTATGGCTGCTTTATCTGCGGTTTACGCACAAGTTCTTACTGCCGGCAAAACATTAAAAAACATGGCATGA